CTTTCATCCTCTTCACTATCGGCATCATCGAAATCAAAAGTACCCCAAAGATCACTCCCCCAAATACCACGTATGTCACTATCGTACCATATGTCGCTTTCCTCCCCTCTGAAAGTAGTTCTTCTTTGTACCCCGTCGAGAAAATGTAGAGGTCATACCCCGGTACTTTTGCCCACACCGTGTATTTCTTCTCACCGTTGTATTCGTACTCTATGTACTTCTCCCCCCCCTCCTTCGCCTCCTGATATGCCTCCTCGAACCCCCTTAATTCCTTCACTTCTTTCAAACGCTCCTCTACCTGCGTCAGCTCGTCTTTCCCTCTCACCTCAAACTCTACCGTCAGGTCCCCCTCCCCAAATCTCTTCACTCTCTCTACCTGCTCTTTCATCCTCTTCACTATCGGCATCATCGAAATCAAAAGTACCCCAAAGATCACTCCCCCAAATACCACGTATGTCACTATCGTACCATATGTCGCCTTCCTCCCCTCTGAAAGTAGTTCTTCTTTGTACCCCGTCGAGAAAATGTAGAGGTCATACCCCGGTACTTTCGCCCACACCGTGTATTTCTTCTCACCGTTGTATTCGTACTCTATGTACTTCTCTCCCCCCTCCTTCGCCTCCTGATATGCCTCCTCGAACCCCCCTCATTCCTTCACTTCTTTCAAAAAGTTCCCCATGTCCCTGTGAATAAGTATTTTCCCTTCCCCGGATACTAGTATGCCGTAACCACTTTCACCAAGTTTTCCACCATTGACTACTGTGCTCCAGAAGGCCTTTCCCGGGGAAAGGTCGATCACGTATCCGACACCACCAAGAGTCCCTGCTCCGTAAGCCCCGAGTGGAGCGAGGATGACGAGGGAAGGTTTGCCATCGAATGTTTCCGGAAAGGCGAGATAATCCTCACTGGATTCTTTCAAAAGACTCATGTACCTTTGAAAGATATCCGAAGACTTGTCGAACTGTTTCAAGCCATCTACTGTGGCGATATAGCCAGAGCCGGTCATCTCCTCGAAGGCAAGGCCAGCAAGGAGTGTGTCAGAAGCCTCTTCCAGCATTTTAAGCATGTTCGAAGCAATGGAGTAGACGTCCAGGAGTTGTGCTTCCATCGACTGTGTCAAGTCACGCGCTTTTTCTACGTACTTGTTCATTTTTTCGTCAAAGTAATTGGAAAGAACATCGACTTGAACCTCCGCGTTCTTTTTAACCGTCTCAACGACGGCACCGGAAACACTCTGATAGATTAGATAGAAACTAACAAGAAGACCTATCAGGACAACTCCTATGATCACAAAAACCTTCATACGCAGCGTCATAGAATCTACCTCCCGGATGTGATTTTATCGCCTGTTATTTTATCAAAAATTCACTCAGAAAAAAAGAGAAGATACCAGAGATAGTGGGGGTAAGAAACCAGCCACTCAGAATTCTGATTAAAACTTTCTTGTTCCCTAATTTCATTCCTCTTGCGTATCCGGTTCCCAAAACAGCTCCCACAATAGCCTGAGAGGAGGAGACAGGTATTCCCACCAAACTGAAAAACCACACCGTTACAGCCTGAGAAAGAACCGCCACGATGGATGTAAAATGATCTAATTCTATTAATTTTTTGCCGACGGTCATCATTACATTTTTGCTATAAGTGAGAATACCGAAAGCAATACTAATACCACCAAGAAGAGCCGCTTGTTTTATGTTGAGAAGCTTTCCTACAAATACTCCCGTTACGTTCGCAACGTTGTTCGCACCGAGTGAGAACGCACCGTACGCCCCAAAAATCCATGCAAAAACTTTTATGACCCTATCCTGCATTTGAACGTTGGGAATCTTACGGAAGATGTACGAGAGCATCGGGTAAAAGATCAGACTTAAAACCAGTGCCCCTGTTGGTGTTAGAAACCACACAACGAATATCTTCAACAGAGCAGGAAAATCGAGTCCCTGGATTCCCATCATGGAAAGGTTTGCCCCCACTATTCCTCCAACCACTGCCTGGGATGTGGAAACCGGTATTCCAAACTTCGTCATGATCGTCACGGTAAGAGCACCACAGAGAACAGAAATACTGGAAGCGGCCAGATTGGAAGCACTGAGAGAACCTATGTTCTGAAGCCCCTTGGCTCCGCCTATCACCGCTCCAAGCACAACGAAAATGGATGCTACAATTGTGGCCTTCCTGTATGGGGTGAGGCCGGATCCCACGAAAGGTCCAAAGATGTTAGCGGCATCGTTGGCACCGAGTGACCATCCAAGGAAAAGCGATGGAAGAAGGTACACCAACATGTTTCTCCCTCCAAAAATTGATTCCATGTTTTCTTATTGTATCACTTTGAACCGTTGTGACAGCACAGGAGTCACACGTATGGAGGAACCTAGGAATTTCTTGACAGACCTTCACATTATTTTAAAAGTGTGGTACCCATTTAGGAAAGAAATTAGAATGTTCTCTTAACCTGTTACATTTACAATGAAGACTGGAGAATGAAAGTTGACCCCCCTATCCCCCTTGAGATACAC
This sequence is a window from Thermotoga sp.. Protein-coding genes within it:
- a CDS encoding HAMP domain-containing protein; the protein is MWAKVPGYDLYIFSTGYKEELLSEGRKATYGTIVTYVVFGGVIFGVLLISMMPIVKRMKEQVERVKRFGEGDLTVEFEVRGKDELTQVEERLKEVKELRGFEEAYQEAKEGGEKYIEYEYNGEKKYTVWAKVPGYDLYIFSTGYKEELLSEGRKATYGTIVTYVVFGGVIFGVLLISMMPIVKRMK
- a CDS encoding cache domain-containing protein, yielding MTLRMKVFVIIGVVLIGLLVSFYLIYQSVSGAVVETVKKNAEVQVDVLSNYFDEKMNKYVEKARDLTQSMEAQLLDVYSIASNMLKMLEEASDTLLAGLAFEEMTGSGYIATVDGLKQFDKSSDIFQRYMSLLKESSEDYLAFPETFDGKPSLVILAPLGAYGAGTLGGVGYVIDLSPGKAFWSTVVNGGKLGESGYGILVSGEGKILIHRDMGNFLKEVKE
- a CDS encoding inorganic phosphate transporter, whose protein sequence is MLVYLLPSLFLGWSLGANDAANIFGPFVGSGLTPYRKATIVASIFVVLGAVIGGAKGLQNIGSLSASNLAASSISVLCGALTVTIMTKFGIPVSTSQAVVGGIVGANLSMMGIQGLDFPALLKIFVVWFLTPTGALVLSLIFYPMLSYIFRKIPNVQMQDRVIKVFAWIFGAYGAFSLGANNVANVTGVFVGKLLNIKQAALLGGISIAFGILTYSKNVMMTVGKKLIELDHFTSIVAVLSQAVTVWFFSLVGIPVSSSQAIVGAVLGTGYARGMKLGNKKVLIRILSGWFLTPTISGIFSFFLSEFLIK